The following coding sequences lie in one Babylonia areolata isolate BAREFJ2019XMU chromosome 7, ASM4173473v1, whole genome shotgun sequence genomic window:
- the LOC143284274 gene encoding glycine receptor subunit alpha-3-like: MANSPWRRVFAVRVRPARDFHAFTPTEVTQHNKTKSVKSVLDRLFDSGRYDHTIRPLYDDGQSVKVEIDISLNTLGPVIEREMQITASFYLRQQWRDPRLAFSEVNHTILLNHKRLQTLWVPDLFFSQSKTEATHDVTVPNVLIRVHPDGTILYTQRLTVTFQCLMDLRKFPMDQQTCYIRLESYSHTTDDMYFLWSSQRKSIDTMENAHIPDFELNEITTHDCTATYPTGTFPCLEAKLKLQRQIGFYMIQTYIPCMLIVTLSWVSFWLDLNAIPARISVGLLTVLTITTQSSGVRSELPRVPYTKSIDVWMSVCLVFVFAAYMQYAFVTVLSRRHRKSRNASRSSDTYVSSSKTSSSETVTQDLATIYSRTLRNGSGASKSSNGQLPDRFSSLGSEGSLRMRRRRRSSASELEQEPRDLGRVVDKWSRLVFPLAFFAFNVGYWVYYTRSHD, from the exons ATGGCGAACAGCCCGTGGCGGCGAGTGTTTGCCGTGAGGGTAAGGCCGGCACGTGACTTTCACGCCTTCACACCGACAGAAGTGACAca acacaacaaaacgAAGTCAGTCAAAAGTGTCCTCGACCGACTGTTCGACAGCGGCCGGTACGACCACACCATCAGACCTCTGTACGACGATG GGCAGTCTGTGAAAGTTGAGATAGACATATCTCTCAACACGCTGGGGCCTGTGATTGAACGAGAAATG CAAATCACGGCCAGTTTCTACCTGAGGCAGCAGTGGAGGGACCCGAGGCTGGCCTTCAGCGAGGTGAACCACACCATCCTGCTCAACCACAAGCGGCTGCAGACCCTCTGGGTGCCCGACCTCTTCTTCTCACAGTCCAAGACGGAGGCCACCCATGACGTCACCGTGCCCAACGTCCTCATCCGGGTGCATCCCGATGGCACCATCCTGTATACCCAGAG GCTGACAGTGACGTTCCAGTGTCTGATGGACCTACGTAAATTCCCCATGGACCAGCAGACCTGCTACATTCGTCTGGAGAGCT ACAGCCACACCACGGACGACATGTACTTCCTGTGGTCCTCCCAGCGGAAGTCCATCGACACGATGGAGAACGCTCACATCCCGGACTTCGAGCTGAACGAGATCACCACCCATGACTGCACCGCCACCTACCCCacag GAACGTTCCCGTGTCTGGAAGCCAAGCTGAAGCTGCAGCGTCAGATCGGGTTCTACATGATCCAGACCTACATCCCATGCATGCTGATCGTGACGCTCAGCTGGGTGTCCTTCTGGCTGGACCTCAACGCCATCCCGGCACGCATCTCCGTGGGCCTGCTCACCGtgctcaccatcaccacccagaGCTCCGGCGTCAGGTCCGAG CTACCACGGGTGCCTTACACCAAGTCGATTGACGTGTGGATGTCAGTGTGCCTCGTCTTCGTCTTCGCCGCTTACATGCAGTATGCCTTCGTCACTGTCTTATCACGGCGCCACCGCAAGTCCCGAAACGCTTCTCGGTCCTCCGACACTTACGTCTCCAGCTCCAAAACGTCCAGTTCTGAAACtgtt ACACAGGACTTGGCCACAATCTACAGCCGCACTCTACGCAACGGCTCCGGGGCCAGCAAATCTTCCAACGGACAGCTGCCTGATCGGTTCTCCTCGCTTGGCAGCGAGGGATCTCTGCGCATGCGCAGGCGCAGGCGCAGCAGTGCATCAGAGTTGGAGCAGGAGCCACGTGACCTGGGGCGCGTGGTGGACAAGTGGTCACGCCTCGTGTTCCCGCTGGCGTTCTTTGCTTTCAACGTGGGATACTGGGTGTACTACACCAGGTCTCACGACTGA